The following coding sequences lie in one Oncorhynchus kisutch isolate 150728-3 linkage group LG3, Okis_V2, whole genome shotgun sequence genomic window:
- the arsk gene encoding arylsulfatase K isoform X1 — MRNNNKRENLLQSRSTCWTTVTSLNKCLSSAPSQAAAVNVVIIIICILMYAMYGTWLVLLILSQTHGHCMCQNRTTNFRPNIVMVMSDAFDGRLTFDPGSRVVQLPYLNYLRELGTVFINAYTNSPICCPSRAAMWSGRFVHLTESWNNYKCLDPNATTWMDMLQQNGYNTLSVGKLDYTSGSHSVSNRVEAWTRDVPFLLRQEGRPVTDLVGDTSTTRVMTKDWRTTDIATQWIHHKAAALSQPFALYMGLNLPHPYVTDSLGPNAGGSTFRTSPYWLEKVMPELISIPKWLPLSDMHPVDYYSTFTKNCSGNFTEQEVRKIRAFYYAMCAETDAMLGQVISALRDTDLLDTTVLLFTSDHGDLAMEHRQFYKMSMFEGSSHVPLLIMGPGVKSGLRLSQPVSLVDIYPTVLEMAGVAVPGGLSGHSLLPLLSQSAARPARPRPDWVLSEYHGCNANASTYMLREGQWKYITYADGVSVPPQLFDLMVDKEELHNVASKFPDVCRHLDKLLRSAVDYPQVSQAICLYNKQQFAAWRKSLGDNYTQVIANLRWHLDWQEDVENNEKAIDEWLMKSGFSSEKLKVSMF, encoded by the exons ATGCGGAACAACAACAAACGTGAAAATTTGTTGCAGTCAAGAAGCACTTGTTGGACGACAGTCACTTCCCTGAATAAATGCCTCTCGTCAGCACCAAGTCAAGCAGCAGCAGTTAATGTCGTAATAATTATAATTTGTATATTGATGTACGCGATGTATGGAACATGGTTAGTTCTCCTTATACTTTCCCAAACGCATGGACATTGTATGTGCCAAAATCGTACCACAAACTTCAGACCCAACATTGTGATGGTGATGTCCGATGCATTT GATGGGCGGCTGACCTTTGACCCTGGGAGTAGGGTGGTCCAGTTACCATACTTAAACTATCTCCGGGAGCTAGGCACTGTCTTCATCAATGCCTACACCAATTCTCCAATCTGTTGCCCCTCAAGAGCAG CTATGTGGAGTGGTCGCTTTGTCCATTTAACTGAGTCCTGGAATAATTATAAGTGCCTGGACCCCAATGCCACAACGTGGATGGACATGCTCCAACAGAATGGCTATAACACCTTGAGTGTTGGGAAGCTGGACTATACTTCAGGAAGTCACTCTGTCAG TAATCGTGTGGAGGCATGGACGCGAGATGTGCCTTTCCTTCTGCGGCAAGAGGGCCGGCCGGTGACAGACCTGGTTGGGGACACGTCCACAACGAGAGTCATGACCAAGGACTGGAGAACCACGGACATTGCCACCCAGTGGATCCACCACAAAGCTGCAGCTCTCTCCCAGCCTTTCGCCCTCTACATGGGCCTGAACCTGCCACACCCCTACGTCACAGACTCCTTGGGGCCCAACGCTGGGGGGTCCACCTTCCGCACCTCTCCTTACTGGCTCGAAAAG GTGATGCCTGAATTAATCTCTATTCCAAAATGGCTGCCGTTGTCCGACATGCACCCTGTGGACTACTACTCTACCTTCACCAAGAACTGCAGTGGGAACTTCACAGAGCAGGAGGTCAGAAAGATACGGGCCTTCTACTACGCTATGTGTGCCGAAACAGATGCCATGCTGG GCCAGGTGATCTCAGCTTTGCGGGACACAGACTTGCTGGACACCACAGTGCTGCTCTTCACGTCTGACCATGGCGACCTGGCCATGGAGCACCGACAGTTCTACAAGATGTCTATGTTTGAGGGCAGCTCCCATGTCCCCCTGCTCATCATGGGGCCTGGGGTGAAGTCTGGCCTGCGGCTGAGTCAGCCAGTGTCCTTGGTGGACATCTATCCCACTGTGCTGG AGATGGCAGGTGTAGCAGTGCCAGGTGGCCTTAGTGGTCATTCACTCCTGCCTTTGCTGTCTCAGTCTGCTGCCCGGCCCGCACGGCCTCGCCCAGACTGGGTATTGAGTGAATACCACGGTTGCAATGCCAACGCCTCCACCTATATGTTGAGGGAGGGCCAGTGGAAGTACATTACCTACGCAGATGGTGTGAGTGTCCCCCCGCAGCTAttcg ACCTAATGGTGGACAAAGAGGAGCTTCACAATGTGGCGTCCAAATTCCCTGATGTGTGTCGTCACCTGGACAAGCTGCTGCGCAGCGCAGTAGACTACCCCCAAGTCTCTCAGGCAATCTGTCTCTACAATAAGCAACAGTTTGCTGCATGGCGAAAGAGTCTTGGTGACAATTATACCCAAGTCATTGCAAACCTGCGTTGGCATCTGGACTGGCAAGAGGATGTGGAGAACAATGAGAAAGCCATCGATGAGTGGCTCATGAAATCTGGGTTCTCTTCTGAAAAGCTCAAAGTATCTATGTTTTAA
- the arsk gene encoding arylsulfatase K isoform X2, with product MTLIPIVSMWSGRFVHLTESWNNYKCLDPNATTWMDMLQQNGYNTLSVGKLDYTSGSHSVSNRVEAWTRDVPFLLRQEGRPVTDLVGDTSTTRVMTKDWRTTDIATQWIHHKAAALSQPFALYMGLNLPHPYVTDSLGPNAGGSTFRTSPYWLEKVMPELISIPKWLPLSDMHPVDYYSTFTKNCSGNFTEQEVRKIRAFYYAMCAETDAMLGQVISALRDTDLLDTTVLLFTSDHGDLAMEHRQFYKMSMFEGSSHVPLLIMGPGVKSGLRLSQPVSLVDIYPTVLEMAGVAVPGGLSGHSLLPLLSQSAARPARPRPDWVLSEYHGCNANASTYMLREGQWKYITYADGVSVPPQLFDLMVDKEELHNVASKFPDVCRHLDKLLRSAVDYPQVSQAICLYNKQQFAAWRKSLGDNYTQVIANLRWHLDWQEDVENNEKAIDEWLMKSGFSSEKLKVSMF from the exons ATGACTCTGATTCCAATCGTTT CTATGTGGAGTGGTCGCTTTGTCCATTTAACTGAGTCCTGGAATAATTATAAGTGCCTGGACCCCAATGCCACAACGTGGATGGACATGCTCCAACAGAATGGCTATAACACCTTGAGTGTTGGGAAGCTGGACTATACTTCAGGAAGTCACTCTGTCAG TAATCGTGTGGAGGCATGGACGCGAGATGTGCCTTTCCTTCTGCGGCAAGAGGGCCGGCCGGTGACAGACCTGGTTGGGGACACGTCCACAACGAGAGTCATGACCAAGGACTGGAGAACCACGGACATTGCCACCCAGTGGATCCACCACAAAGCTGCAGCTCTCTCCCAGCCTTTCGCCCTCTACATGGGCCTGAACCTGCCACACCCCTACGTCACAGACTCCTTGGGGCCCAACGCTGGGGGGTCCACCTTCCGCACCTCTCCTTACTGGCTCGAAAAG GTGATGCCTGAATTAATCTCTATTCCAAAATGGCTGCCGTTGTCCGACATGCACCCTGTGGACTACTACTCTACCTTCACCAAGAACTGCAGTGGGAACTTCACAGAGCAGGAGGTCAGAAAGATACGGGCCTTCTACTACGCTATGTGTGCCGAAACAGATGCCATGCTGG GCCAGGTGATCTCAGCTTTGCGGGACACAGACTTGCTGGACACCACAGTGCTGCTCTTCACGTCTGACCATGGCGACCTGGCCATGGAGCACCGACAGTTCTACAAGATGTCTATGTTTGAGGGCAGCTCCCATGTCCCCCTGCTCATCATGGGGCCTGGGGTGAAGTCTGGCCTGCGGCTGAGTCAGCCAGTGTCCTTGGTGGACATCTATCCCACTGTGCTGG AGATGGCAGGTGTAGCAGTGCCAGGTGGCCTTAGTGGTCATTCACTCCTGCCTTTGCTGTCTCAGTCTGCTGCCCGGCCCGCACGGCCTCGCCCAGACTGGGTATTGAGTGAATACCACGGTTGCAATGCCAACGCCTCCACCTATATGTTGAGGGAGGGCCAGTGGAAGTACATTACCTACGCAGATGGTGTGAGTGTCCCCCCGCAGCTAttcg ACCTAATGGTGGACAAAGAGGAGCTTCACAATGTGGCGTCCAAATTCCCTGATGTGTGTCGTCACCTGGACAAGCTGCTGCGCAGCGCAGTAGACTACCCCCAAGTCTCTCAGGCAATCTGTCTCTACAATAAGCAACAGTTTGCTGCATGGCGAAAGAGTCTTGGTGACAATTATACCCAAGTCATTGCAAACCTGCGTTGGCATCTGGACTGGCAAGAGGATGTGGAGAACAATGAGAAAGCCATCGATGAGTGGCTCATGAAATCTGGGTTCTCTTCTGAAAAGCTCAAAGTATCTATGTTTTAA